Within the Sulfitobacter noctilucicola genome, the region AACGGCCGGTGGGACATCATTGTTGAGATCGGTGCAGAGACGCTGGAACGGTTCGATGATGTGCTGACACGCATCAGGCGTTTGGACGGGATCACATCAAGCGAGACGAACCTGTTGTTGAAAACAAGCAAAGCCCGCTAGTCAGACGCCTTTAGTCGCGCAGCGCTGCCATGATCCAGATTACCGTAAGACCGAAGGCGATCACGGCATTCCAACCGGCCATCGACAGACCAAAAAGTTGCCAGACGATTTCGTCACACATCACAACGCCAGTGGGCGTATCCAGTGCCAGCAGATCACCGCCGGTCATGCTGCCGAGATCGGTTCCGCCACCACTGCAAGACGTCGGACCGGGCCACCAGCCCCATTCGACACCTGCGTGATAGACGCCGATGACACCGGTTGTCGCCGTAGCGGCAGCACCTAGAAGGGCCAGCCCACGATAAGAGACGCGCAAAGCCACCACCCCGATGAGGATCGCAGCGGCATGTGGCCAGCGTTGCCAAAGGCACAGCTTGCAGGGTGGCAAACCGCCCAGATGCTGGAAACCGAAGGCACCCAGCAAAAGCGCAGCGGAGCCAATCGTCGCCAATGCAATCAGCACGTTGCGGCTCATAGCAGTTTGACCACGTAGAAGCCGGCCAGCAGCAGAACGACGAAAAGGATGAACATCAGCCCCAGTCGCTTTTCGATGAAATCGCGGATAGGCGCGCCAAATTTCCACAGCAGGGCAGCCACTAAGAAGAAGCGAAGCCCGCGCGCAATGACTGACGTGACAAGGAATGTGCCGAGTGGCATCGCTGTCCAACCGGACATGATTGTGATCACCTTATAAGGGAAAGGCGTCACGCCTGCGGCAAGTACCGCCCAGAAACCTACGCCATTAAACCGCTCTGCAAAGGCTTCCATTGCGTGTTCTTTGCCCAAAGCGGACAGGATCGGCACCCCGATGGCGTCATATGCAAAGGCTCCGATGGCATAACCCGCCAGACCGCCTAGAACCGAAGCCACCAAAGCGACACCGGCAATGACGAAGGCACGGTTGGGGCGGGCAATGATCATCGGGATCATGATAATGTCGGGCGGGATCGGGAAAAAAGAGCTTTCGGCAAAGGACACGATCGCCAACGCCCAGAGCGCATGCGGATGCTGGGCAAGACTGAGGGTCCAATTGTATAAACGCTGGAGCATGGTGGACTGCTTTCTGGTTCTCCAAGAGGGCAACACCACGTCACCTGCGCGGGGTCAAGAGCAGGGGCATAAAATACGACAAATACTCTTGCCGACAGTCGCAGGGCAGGCTAGAGGTGCGCCGCATGTGCCCAAGTGGCGGAATGGTAGACGCAGGAGATTCAAAATCTCCCGCCGCGAGGCGTGCCGGTTCGAGTCCGGCCTTGGGTACCACTGGTTTCTCTGGAACCAGCGCACATAACTAAATTCTGCTTCAGACAGTGTGGATCAAGCAGAGCTTTTACCTTCAAACTATTTTTGATTCGAAATAAATGTGGCGCTTATTGGCGTGTCTACGCATCAGTAAAGTCCATTTTTGACTATTGGTTCCAAACCATGAACAGCCCGGCTACACCTATGCCTAGAACCTTTTGGTCACTTTAGCGTTTTCATTGTGCTGGCGCATTTTCCGCCCCGAACCCGTCATAGTTGAATTGCCGAAATCCAAATTCTTAACCCGATGGTCAATAATCCTATTTTAAAGGGGAATGGGCGATTATTTGTATATCCGACCCAAAAGACCACAACGTGATAGCGTGTAAAACTCTCAAAAGTTCGCGTCATTTCCGCCTTTATCCAGCCACAATTACGGACACATTCCCGACATTTTCCCCTTTGTTCCCCCTCTGTGCGCAGCTATCTATGGTCTTGCCCAACTGGGGGGCACTGTCTGTAGGTCGGGGGGCGACCACACAATTCGCGCATTCGTAAGGATGCGGGAGAGGTGTGTACGCCGCGTTCGTCGCGACCGTATACGTTAGGTGATTATGATGCTTGCGTCATTTCACCTGCTGCTTGTCAGTGCTCTCCTCAAGTTGATGTTTTTGTGTGTGTCGCTCTGCCTGCAACAGGCCTGTGGGGCGAGAGTGAGGAGTAGATGATGATGAGTGAGCAATTTTTGCCACATTTGAGAGCTAGCAGAGCCTTCGGGCCCGATTCATCTGCTCGTCCACACACCGAATTTGCACCAACTACCAGAACGGCCGCGTTGCGCGCCGCGCGCAGCACAGCTCAGGAGAACTTCCAATGATCCGTACAATAGACTTTAACGCATTCGTTGCGGGAACCGTAATCGATGATGAGTATGTCGTTTCAGACGGGGTAACGGTTTCTGCTGTTGCACGTGGCGATGGTGCGGATCAGGCAATGATCTTTGACAGCAACAACCCGACCGGTGATGACACTGATCTCGCGTCCGATACGCTAGACGGTCTGCTGATCATTTCCGAAGACGGTGACAGCAGTGACCCCGACGACAACGACGCGGGCGGCAGCATCTTTTTCGATTTCGAAGACCTCGTGCGCATCAAATCACTGACATTCAAAGATATCGAAGAAACATCCGGCGAAGGCACGCGGATGATTTTCTACAATGCGGACGGTGAAGTCATTGAGAACCAGTTTGTCGCCCCGACGGGTGATGGTGGTGAAACAACTGTCCAGTTGTTCGTTCCAGGCACGGCGCGTATGGAAGTGCGCTTTGAAGGCTCGGGCGCAATCGACAACCTCGTCTTTGACGATGGCAAAGGTGCAGACGAAGCCCCGACTGCTGTAGACGATTCCGCGATCACGGATGAAGACACCTCCGTCATCATCGATCTGCGCGGCAATGACAACGATCCTAACAACACGTTGGAAGAACTCACAATCGGTGAGTTCGTAAGCCCGAACGGCACGGTTGAGGACAATGGCGACGGCACCGTCACCTTTACGCCTGATCAGGACTTCAATGGCGAGGCGGTCTTTACCTACACGCTGCGCGATCCGAACGGCAACACAGACGTCGGCGAAGTCACTGTTCAGGTAAACCCGATCAACGACGCGCCAGACGCTGTCGCGGATGCAGACACAACAGACTTCAACACTGCAATCACGGTCGATCTGCTGGCGAATGACACAGACCCCGACATTGCGACCAACGGTGACGTCCTGACTG harbors:
- a CDS encoding disulfide bond formation protein B, with product MSRNVLIALATIGSAALLLGAFGFQHLGGLPPCKLCLWQRWPHAAAILIGVVALRVSYRGLALLGAAATATTGVIGVYHAGVEWGWWPGPTSCSGGGTDLGSMTGGDLLALDTPTGVVMCDEIVWQLFGLSMAGWNAVIAFGLTVIWIMAALRD
- a CDS encoding YqaA family protein, which produces MLQRLYNWTLSLAQHPHALWALAIVSFAESSFFPIPPDIIMIPMIIARPNRAFVIAGVALVASVLGGLAGYAIGAFAYDAIGVPILSALGKEHAMEAFAERFNGVGFWAVLAAGVTPFPYKVITIMSGWTAMPLGTFLVTSVIARGLRFFLVAALLWKFGAPIRDFIEKRLGLMFILFVVLLLAGFYVVKLL